Proteins encoded together in one Bombiscardovia nodaiensis window:
- a CDS encoding aldo/keto reductase → MTLTTRTLGSFETTAVGLGCMGLSIEGKPSRQQAVETIHAALDAGCRHLDTAWSYYESGGTEQTNENLVREALASWKGPKDEVLVATKVGHYRNFTDGKPSWGTDARPENLIRRAKESAMALGVDTIDLLYLHRPDPQVPYQESVQAMAQLVEDGIAREVGISNVSVEQLDMARGVLGQKLVAVQNQFSPVFLDSREVLRRTQQMGIAFVAWSPLGGFRKALDQSKFEPFRQLAQAKGVSYQQVVLAWELALGEQVFVLPGAHRPQTILDSLQAGQLELSQDELAALNQ, encoded by the coding sequence ATGACACTCACCACAAGGACATTGGGGTCCTTTGAAACCACGGCCGTAGGCTTAGGCTGCATGGGGCTTTCGATCGAGGGCAAGCCGAGTCGGCAGCAGGCGGTGGAGACAATTCACGCTGCTCTCGACGCTGGCTGCCGCCACTTGGACACGGCTTGGTCTTATTACGAGTCAGGTGGCACCGAGCAGACCAACGAGAACTTGGTGCGCGAAGCTCTCGCCTCTTGGAAGGGGCCAAAAGACGAGGTTTTGGTCGCTACCAAAGTGGGCCACTACCGCAATTTCACGGATGGCAAGCCCAGCTGGGGCACCGACGCGCGGCCTGAAAACTTGATTCGTAGGGCCAAGGAGTCAGCCATGGCTCTGGGCGTGGACACCATTGATCTGCTCTACTTGCATCGGCCCGACCCTCAGGTGCCCTACCAGGAGTCCGTGCAAGCCATGGCCCAGCTGGTGGAGGACGGGATTGCTCGAGAGGTCGGCATTTCCAACGTGTCAGTGGAGCAGCTCGACATGGCTCGGGGCGTTTTGGGCCAGAAGCTCGTGGCTGTGCAAAACCAATTTTCGCCCGTCTTCCTTGACTCGCGCGAAGTCTTGCGGCGCACCCAGCAGATGGGCATAGCGTTTGTGGCCTGGAGTCCCTTGGGAGGTTTCCGCAAGGCTTTGGACCAGTCTAAGTTCGAGCCCTTCCGCCAGCTGGCCCAGGCCAAGGGCGTCTCCTACCAGCAGGTGGTGCTGGCTTGGGAGCTGGCCTTGGGAGAACAAGTCTTCGTGCTGCCAGGTGCCCACCGGCCGCAGACCATCCTCGACTCCCTCCAGGCAGGTCAGTTGGAACTCAGCCAAGACGAGTTAGCTGCTTTGAACCAGTAG
- a CDS encoding aminopeptidase — MTTALNPLSPSALEQLTESFEQSSANRLAMNAVTSSGIDPVAHNYDRARLLQHRFSVSVDNGQVTSQAHSGRCWLFSSLNVARFVARRALNIDTDSPSNPAGDFEFSQNYAMYYDKLERVNYFLQDVAALVRAGEPVDSQLMQFLLSDVMGDGGQWIMAMNLYKKYGAVPKQYFPETASSQNTSQMNSQLRSLLHQAVAHMVEDPSAIDQIVKDYTAAGHRILTIHLGTPPTSFDWEWTDKDGNFHRDGEITPQEFWKKYVKAGLEDYVCLIDDPRREHPKGKKIAIEHLGNVAGGDATEYLNVPSQFMKDCARKILSEQGMPVWFGADCHPMMDRKEGKWATDLFEYGRVYDVDFDLDKEQRVRFGESAMNHAMAFVGVDVAEDGKTTNRWKVENSWGGDIANKGYFAMSDDWFTEYVYEVAVPKSMLPEEYRKAIDEPAIMLPAWDPMGALA, encoded by the coding sequence ATGACGACAGCATTGAATCCCTTGTCCCCATCAGCTCTTGAGCAGCTGACCGAAAGCTTTGAGCAGAGCTCGGCCAACCGCTTAGCCATGAACGCTGTTACCAGCTCTGGCATTGACCCCGTGGCTCACAATTACGATCGCGCCCGTCTCCTCCAGCACCGCTTCTCGGTGAGCGTGGACAACGGTCAGGTCACTTCGCAGGCTCACTCCGGCCGCTGCTGGCTCTTCAGCTCGCTCAACGTGGCCCGTTTCGTGGCACGTCGTGCCCTCAACATCGACACTGACAGCCCCTCTAACCCAGCTGGTGACTTCGAGTTTTCGCAGAACTACGCCATGTACTACGACAAGCTGGAGCGGGTGAACTACTTCCTGCAAGATGTGGCAGCACTGGTGCGCGCTGGCGAGCCAGTTGACTCCCAGCTTATGCAGTTCCTGCTCTCAGATGTGATGGGTGACGGCGGCCAGTGGATTATGGCCATGAACCTATACAAAAAGTATGGCGCAGTGCCCAAGCAGTACTTCCCCGAGACAGCTTCTTCGCAGAACACCAGCCAGATGAACTCTCAGCTGCGCTCCCTGCTCCATCAGGCTGTGGCTCACATGGTGGAAGACCCCAGTGCTATTGATCAGATTGTCAAGGATTACACGGCCGCTGGCCACCGGATTTTGACGATTCACCTGGGCACGCCTCCTACTTCCTTCGACTGGGAGTGGACCGATAAGGACGGCAACTTCCATCGTGATGGCGAGATCACGCCTCAGGAGTTCTGGAAGAAGTACGTCAAGGCTGGCTTGGAAGACTACGTCTGCCTGATTGACGATCCCCGCCGCGAGCATCCCAAGGGCAAGAAGATTGCCATTGAGCACTTAGGAAATGTCGCTGGTGGCGACGCGACTGAGTACCTGAACGTGCCTTCGCAGTTCATGAAGGACTGCGCTCGCAAGATTCTGAGCGAACAAGGTATGCCGGTCTGGTTCGGCGCTGACTGCCATCCCATGATGGACCGCAAGGAAGGCAAGTGGGCCACCGACCTCTTTGAGTACGGCCGCGTCTACGATGTGGACTTCGACTTGGACAAGGAGCAGCGGGTCCGCTTTGGCGAGTCGGCTATGAACCACGCTATGGCTTTCGTGGGTGTGGATGTAGCTGAGGATGGCAAGACTACGAACCGCTGGAAGGTGGAGAACTCCTGGGGCGGCGACATTGCCAACAAGGGCTACTTCGCTATGAGCGATGATTGGTTCACTGAGTACGTCTACGAGGTGGCTGTGCCCAAGTCTATGCTCCCCGAGGAGTATCGCAAGGCCATTGACGAGCCAGCTATTATGCTGCCCGCCTGGGACCCGATGGGTGCTCTCGCCTGA
- the aroG2 gene encoding phospho-2-dehydro-3-deoxyheptonate aldolase yields the protein MQTLRGPGSSADDEQRRLDESAVYPETVDVNIRQLDPIPAPRAFIRDLPLSREQIELVLRSRQEIRDVLHGRDDRLLVIVGPCSIHDPKAALEYASRLAKVREQVSDDLLIVMRAYFEKPRTTVGWKGLINDPDLDGTFDIRKGMWLARKTLTSLLSLGLPVGIEWLDPITPQYFSDAISWGAIGARNTESQVHRELASGLSMPVGFKNSTDGNVQAAADSCYASAFEHHFLSVNLDGQVISVETKGNPDCHVILRGSASGPNYGPSHVRSAIEALRSSQASSTSSYGVLIDAAHGNCGKDERVEAQVVEELAGRVAAGEPGILGVMMESFLLGGHQKPGPVDQLIFGQSVTDSCIPWERTSELLYTLARAVRQRRQHQQGGRVAV from the coding sequence ATGCAGACTCTACGGGGGCCAGGTAGCTCAGCCGATGACGAGCAGCGTCGGCTAGACGAGAGCGCCGTTTACCCTGAGACCGTCGATGTCAATATCCGCCAGCTCGACCCGATTCCAGCTCCGCGCGCTTTTATCCGTGACCTGCCATTGAGCCGTGAGCAGATTGAACTAGTGCTGCGCTCCCGGCAAGAGATTCGAGATGTGCTTCACGGGCGAGACGACCGCCTGCTGGTTATTGTAGGCCCCTGCTCGATCCACGATCCCAAGGCGGCTCTAGAGTATGCCAGCCGCCTGGCGAAGGTGCGCGAACAGGTGAGCGATGACCTGCTGATTGTTATGCGTGCCTACTTTGAAAAGCCGCGCACCACGGTGGGTTGGAAGGGCCTGATTAACGACCCCGATTTGGACGGCACTTTCGACATTCGCAAGGGCATGTGGCTGGCGCGCAAGACCTTGACCTCTCTGCTGAGCCTGGGGTTGCCAGTGGGCATAGAGTGGCTGGACCCGATTACGCCCCAGTATTTTTCGGACGCGATTTCCTGGGGGGCGATTGGCGCGCGCAACACGGAGAGCCAGGTCCATCGGGAGCTGGCTTCGGGCCTGTCCATGCCGGTTGGTTTCAAGAACTCGACCGACGGCAATGTTCAGGCGGCGGCGGATTCCTGCTATGCCTCTGCCTTCGAGCACCACTTCCTCTCGGTGAACTTGGACGGTCAGGTCATTTCCGTTGAGACGAAGGGTAATCCTGACTGCCATGTCATCTTGCGCGGGTCGGCATCTGGCCCTAATTATGGGCCCAGCCATGTGCGTTCTGCGATAGAGGCCCTGCGCAGCTCCCAGGCCAGCAGCACGAGCAGCTACGGTGTCTTGATTGATGCGGCCCACGGCAACTGCGGCAAGGATGAGCGGGTCGAAGCCCAGGTGGTGGAAGAGTTGGCTGGACGGGTGGCAGCTGGCGAGCCTGGAATTTTGGGCGTAATGATGGAGAGTTTTCTACTGGGCGGCCATCAAAAGCCTGGGCCTGTGGATCAGCTGATCTTCGGACAGTCGGTGACGGATTCGTGCATTCCCTGGGAGCGGACGAGTGAGCTCTTGTACACTCTGGCCAGGGCAGTACGGCAGCGTAGGCAGCATCAGCAGGGTGGGAGAGTAGCGGTATGA
- the pcp gene encoding peptidase C15, translating into MDQLKLIVSGYDHYEGIDVNPSQIVAQTLAQAGLPPADSSQEQDDPLEGLDLNIRAVSLPISFGKAWPILHEAIEDFQPNIVISTGLKRTARGVAMERCAVNLKDANQAAQSSEDRPATHREPIDPQGPAAYWTRLPLRAILQAFAHHNIAATLSSDAGTYVCNAVFYSLLNWTTDHPNVLAGFVSLPPVVEAKANSTENHGLPIAQQIQAGEDVVREAVRYYRRPSSGDMLIA; encoded by the coding sequence ATGGATCAGCTCAAACTCATCGTCTCGGGATACGACCACTATGAGGGCATTGATGTGAATCCCTCTCAAATAGTGGCGCAAACGCTTGCCCAAGCAGGGCTCCCGCCGGCCGATAGCAGCCAGGAGCAGGACGACCCTCTTGAGGGCTTAGACCTGAACATTCGGGCAGTTTCGCTGCCTATATCGTTCGGCAAGGCTTGGCCTATCCTGCACGAGGCGATTGAAGATTTTCAGCCTAATATTGTGATTTCAACGGGCTTGAAGCGTACGGCTCGAGGGGTGGCGATGGAGCGGTGCGCAGTGAATTTGAAAGATGCCAACCAGGCGGCGCAGTCATCGGAAGATCGGCCCGCTACCCACCGGGAGCCTATCGACCCGCAGGGCCCTGCTGCTTATTGGACACGCTTGCCCTTGCGCGCTATTTTGCAAGCTTTTGCTCACCACAATATTGCAGCTACGTTAAGTTCGGATGCGGGCACGTATGTGTGCAATGCTGTGTTTTATTCGTTGCTCAATTGGACTACGGACCACCCCAATGTGTTGGCGGGGTTTGTTAGTCTGCCGCCGGTGGTGGAGGCTAAGGCTAATAGTACCGAGAACCACGGCCTGCCGATAGCCCAGCAAATTCAAGCGGGAGAGGATGTTGTGCGGGAGGCGGTGCGCTACTATCGGCGTCCATCTTCGGGCGACATGCTCATTGCGTAA
- the aroG gene encoding phospho-2-dehydro-3-deoxyheptonate aldolase, with protein MTGTFQDQDDIRAAQEALARGHNPLVAGGVTRWEDEVGIGRIINRRIIELEPLPTPAQVLSDYQLDQASRKLVVSSREAIRDTLYGRDDRLLVIVGPCSIHDPKAALDYAQRLAGVQGELGKDLLIVMRVYFEKPRTTVGWKGLINDPDIDGSHHIQKGLLLARRILLDVLRAGLPAATEFLEPTSPQFISDAISWGAIGARNTESQVHRQLASGLSMPVGFKNATDGDVGVAVDSCFTSAQQHTFFGINHEGRASAVQTLGNPDCHLVLRGSSHGPNCDPESVRQAMERVRQEMPSNSAAAHGLIIDASHGNSGKDEVRQAQLVEQLAQRIGQGEPGITGLMMESFIEGGNQPAAPLDQLVYGRSITDRCISWPRTEQLLQNLAAAVRARRQLA; from the coding sequence ATGACAGGTACATTTCAAGATCAAGACGATATTCGTGCGGCTCAGGAGGCTCTCGCCCGCGGTCACAATCCTCTGGTAGCGGGAGGTGTGACGCGCTGGGAGGATGAAGTGGGCATTGGGCGTATCATCAACCGACGCATCATTGAGCTGGAGCCCCTGCCTACGCCCGCACAGGTTTTGAGTGATTACCAGCTGGACCAGGCTTCGCGCAAACTGGTGGTGAGCTCGCGTGAAGCTATCCGAGACACCCTCTACGGCCGTGACGACCGCTTGCTGGTCATTGTAGGCCCCTGCTCCATTCACGACCCTAAGGCCGCCCTAGACTACGCTCAGCGCCTGGCTGGCGTGCAAGGTGAGCTGGGGAAAGACCTGCTGATAGTTATGCGCGTCTACTTTGAAAAGCCGCGTACTACGGTGGGCTGGAAGGGCCTGATTAACGACCCCGATATTGACGGCAGCCACCATATCCAAAAAGGGCTCCTGCTGGCCAGGCGTATCTTGCTCGATGTGCTGCGTGCGGGTCTGCCGGCGGCCACGGAGTTTCTGGAGCCCACCTCGCCGCAGTTCATCTCCGACGCTATCTCCTGGGGGGCTATCGGCGCTCGCAACACGGAGAGCCAGGTCCACCGGCAGCTGGCTTCGGGCCTGTCCATGCCGGTCGGCTTCAAAAATGCGACCGACGGCGATGTGGGGGTGGCGGTGGACTCCTGCTTTACTTCGGCCCAGCAGCATACCTTCTTTGGCATTAACCATGAGGGCCGGGCTTCTGCGGTGCAGACCTTAGGCAATCCCGACTGCCATCTGGTCCTGCGCGGCTCCTCCCATGGCCCGAACTGCGACCCTGAGTCGGTCCGGCAGGCTATGGAGCGTGTCCGCCAAGAGATGCCTTCTAACTCGGCAGCGGCGCATGGTTTGATTATCGACGCTTCCCACGGCAACTCTGGCAAAGACGAAGTGCGGCAGGCGCAGCTGGTGGAGCAGTTGGCCCAGCGCATTGGTCAGGGCGAGCCTGGCATCACCGGATTGATGATGGAGAGTTTCATTGAAGGCGGCAATCAGCCGGCAGCGCCGTTGGATCAGCTGGTCTACGGGCGTTCTATCACCGACCGCTGCATCTCCTGGCCCCGCACCGAGCAGCTCCTGCAAAACTTGGCCGCAGCTGTTCGAGCCCGCCGCCAGTTGGCGTAA
- a CDS encoding membrane protein, with amino-acid sequence MDADNQTPFDSQPESAAQPNSAAAPPDAGLGVPPSQAQPQPQAQPQAQPQSQAFVSSAASTPAPSQLPYVPVAAPSPSPVPPDSTASQGGHGGFWSFKRFNISLLVALVVTLVLMFVFEILTSAASTPDLSYNSQNYDVTVLPNGDLRLKERYDMSLLPREDDNGSRPWRQLYQTYQINPKNLTGISDVSVRNVNDNQTYRRADAMPPDNIKYMSGWNEKYAGSWYMGVVDSYNSQTYLNYDYDPSASANPQDRNVPAGCDSGKDSCTVEFGWNIPETDKNYNLVFEIELTLHGVSTAYDDVTDFQWEPIGLDNQAQVGKLTGDIHLPRGANKDNSKAWFHYTGPSSSSWGDNSTLHFEADRVAPGTNVDIRAMIDNSLMKGVVRTQSGTAASRIADEENGQERSWRDAQTSKARTVLTAWIIVGLLILAAVVWLVYAAFSTFGQSRYRGEVSYWRQAPGMSPAAAAALSTVIYGGKKKLRSRQMASSVLSLANKRAIAIYPGPAQRYQGIDFSHTDLHALSQAMATKPGMLERFDQTSTIVIYQVSTDNVDSLGLCASESAALDILLKASESLQTRVFDLKQMQTAFGKDSEAYQAQEDFNNAVAVEFGSLAATRSREGTVMLEVLALVAAFGVWALGKFTNQMFLGWSTGGLLMLCSVFALCYGTSAVLTQEGQGWAGQVVGLRNYLTDFSSFADRGANDLVLWGTYLVYAAALGISKEAMKELAQAYPQVTDSAWLDSNADYPLIYMSYRPYGMSGGWANGTGVGAAGFDQSFVPDFSDLGGQLSSSFSDLQSTITAASSSGGSGGGFSGGGFGGSSGGSGGSSFGGR; translated from the coding sequence ATGGATGCAGACAATCAGACACCGTTTGACAGCCAGCCGGAGTCGGCAGCTCAGCCCAACAGTGCTGCCGCTCCTCCTGATGCGGGCCTTGGCGTACCTCCTTCTCAGGCCCAGCCGCAGCCTCAGGCGCAGCCGCAAGCTCAGCCCCAGTCTCAGGCATTTGTCAGTAGCGCTGCCAGTACTCCGGCTCCTTCGCAGCTTCCATATGTTCCGGTAGCTGCTCCCAGCCCGAGCCCGGTGCCTCCCGATTCGACCGCTTCCCAAGGCGGGCACGGCGGTTTTTGGTCCTTCAAGCGGTTCAACATCTCCCTCTTGGTGGCCTTAGTCGTTACGCTCGTCTTGATGTTCGTTTTTGAAATCCTCACCTCCGCTGCGAGTACGCCAGATTTGTCATACAACAGCCAGAATTACGATGTGACGGTGCTGCCCAACGGCGATCTGCGGCTCAAAGAGCGCTACGACATGAGCCTGCTGCCCAGGGAAGACGACAACGGTAGCAGGCCTTGGCGGCAGCTCTATCAAACCTATCAGATCAACCCCAAGAATCTGACGGGCATCTCCGACGTGTCGGTGCGCAATGTGAACGACAACCAGACTTACCGCCGCGCCGACGCCATGCCCCCGGACAACATTAAATATATGAGTGGCTGGAACGAGAAGTATGCCGGCAGCTGGTATATGGGCGTGGTTGATTCCTACAATTCCCAGACCTACCTCAACTACGATTACGATCCTTCTGCCAGCGCGAACCCGCAAGACAGGAATGTGCCAGCGGGTTGTGACTCTGGCAAAGATTCCTGCACGGTCGAGTTCGGCTGGAACATTCCCGAAACCGACAAGAACTACAATCTGGTTTTCGAGATTGAGCTGACCTTGCACGGGGTGTCAACGGCTTACGACGACGTGACCGACTTCCAGTGGGAGCCTATCGGCCTTGACAATCAGGCGCAAGTGGGCAAGTTGACGGGCGACATTCACCTGCCGCGCGGTGCCAACAAAGACAACAGCAAGGCCTGGTTCCACTACACGGGGCCTTCGAGCAGCAGCTGGGGTGACAACAGCACCCTCCACTTCGAGGCCGACCGCGTAGCTCCCGGCACGAATGTGGACATTCGGGCCATGATAGACAACTCCCTCATGAAGGGGGTCGTGCGAACGCAATCGGGCACTGCAGCTAGCAGGATCGCCGACGAGGAAAACGGCCAGGAGCGTAGCTGGCGCGACGCGCAGACGAGCAAGGCCAGAACAGTCTTAACTGCCTGGATTATTGTGGGTCTGCTCATTCTCGCAGCGGTGGTCTGGCTTGTCTACGCGGCTTTCTCCACCTTCGGCCAGTCGCGCTACCGGGGGGAGGTCAGTTACTGGCGGCAGGCACCCGGCATGTCTCCTGCAGCGGCAGCGGCCCTGAGCACGGTCATCTATGGGGGCAAGAAAAAGTTGCGTTCCCGGCAGATGGCTTCCTCAGTGCTCTCGTTGGCCAATAAGCGGGCGATTGCCATTTATCCTGGTCCTGCTCAGCGCTATCAGGGCATCGATTTCTCTCACACCGACCTGCACGCGCTCAGCCAAGCTATGGCCACCAAGCCCGGAATGCTGGAGCGTTTTGACCAAACGTCGACCATCGTCATCTACCAGGTCAGCACCGACAATGTGGACTCCCTCGGTCTATGCGCGAGCGAGAGCGCGGCTCTGGACATACTGCTCAAGGCTTCAGAGAGCTTGCAGACGCGCGTCTTTGACTTAAAACAGATGCAGACCGCTTTTGGCAAGGACAGCGAGGCCTACCAGGCGCAAGAGGACTTCAACAATGCTGTAGCGGTCGAGTTTGGCTCCCTGGCAGCCACCCGTTCGCGTGAAGGCACGGTCATGCTGGAAGTGCTGGCTCTGGTTGCAGCTTTCGGGGTTTGGGCCCTGGGTAAGTTTACCAATCAGATGTTCTTGGGTTGGTCAACGGGCGGGCTGCTCATGCTCTGCTCAGTGTTCGCCCTCTGCTACGGCACTTCCGCCGTTTTGACGCAAGAGGGGCAGGGCTGGGCTGGGCAGGTTGTGGGCTTGAGAAACTACCTCACCGACTTCTCCTCCTTCGCTGATCGGGGGGCCAATGACCTGGTGCTCTGGGGCACTTACTTGGTGTATGCCGCGGCTCTGGGCATCAGCAAGGAAGCTATGAAGGAACTTGCTCAAGCCTACCCGCAGGTGACGGACTCGGCCTGGCTGGACAGCAATGCCGACTATCCGTTGATTTACATGTCCTACCGGCCCTACGGCATGAGCGGCGGCTGGGCCAATGGCACTGGCGTGGGCGCTGCTGGTTTCGATCAGAGCTTTGTGCCTGACTTCTCCGACCTGGGCGGACAGCTCTCCTCAAGCTTCTCGGATTTGCAGTCGACCATTACCGCAGCTTCCAGTTCTGGCGGCTCTGGTGGTGGCTTCTCTGGCGGCGGTTTCGGCGGCTCTTCCGGCGGCTCAGGCGGCAGTTCCTTCGGCGGGCGCTGA
- a CDS encoding copper oxidase, translating to MAGDVTLQEWTREYELVDSAAAPRTTQEGRPIPVTVPIELAAGVRVVYTSRLGGSSQGDFASLNLGGKGGDDPSAVLANRSALAAVIGAPLALVSQVHSGRALDADQVGPDDLADLGVIEADGLVCARPGIALGMFAADCLPVLLADPQAGVIGAAHCGRRGLERGIIAATVELMLSKGAQVSAIVATLGPSICGDCYEVGESLSAAFNQQFAGTATSTRFGGPGIDLAQAACQELRAAGVEHIVDSAGRVAAASQYLQEDEELARLCDQDGEGPSLQERMQGLRNPLCTLENPLWYSHRRAALAGKSHEGRMLALIVRS from the coding sequence GTGGCTGGTGACGTGACCTTGCAGGAGTGGACGCGCGAATATGAGCTGGTAGACAGTGCGGCTGCTCCTCGTACAACCCAGGAGGGTCGGCCTATCCCCGTGACCGTACCGATTGAGCTGGCAGCGGGCGTGCGTGTGGTCTACACCAGCCGCCTGGGCGGCAGTTCCCAAGGGGATTTCGCCTCGCTCAACCTCGGCGGTAAGGGTGGCGATGACCCCAGCGCAGTCCTAGCAAACCGGTCGGCGCTGGCTGCTGTCATCGGCGCTCCTCTGGCCCTGGTTAGCCAGGTGCATTCAGGGCGGGCTCTCGACGCTGATCAGGTGGGTCCTGACGACTTGGCTGACTTGGGAGTTATCGAGGCGGACGGACTCGTCTGCGCTCGTCCGGGCATTGCCTTGGGCATGTTCGCTGCCGACTGCCTGCCGGTGCTGCTGGCTGACCCACAGGCAGGCGTGATTGGGGCGGCCCACTGCGGGCGGCGAGGCTTGGAACGGGGTATTATTGCTGCCACAGTTGAGCTCATGCTCTCCAAGGGCGCGCAAGTTTCGGCTATCGTGGCCACGCTCGGCCCTTCCATCTGTGGCGACTGCTACGAAGTGGGGGAGTCCTTGAGTGCGGCTTTCAACCAGCAATTCGCCGGTACTGCCACGAGCACTCGTTTCGGGGGTCCGGGCATTGACCTGGCTCAGGCTGCCTGCCAGGAGCTACGGGCCGCGGGTGTCGAGCACATCGTGGACTCTGCTGGGCGCGTGGCAGCTGCCAGCCAGTATCTGCAGGAGGATGAGGAGCTCGCCCGCCTGTGCGACCAAGATGGGGAGGGGCCGAGCCTGCAGGAGCGTATGCAAGGCCTGCGCAACCCGCTGTGTACCCTAGAAAATCCCCTCTGGTATTCCCACCGGCGGGCCGCACTCGCTGGCAAGAGCCACGAAGGGCGTATGCTGGCGCTCATTGTGCGCTCCTAG
- a CDS encoding cell division protein: MADDQFPIVLRGYDKDKVDEALSALQDNLARLRQQIKSDDSRILKLEAQLQEERTKKSASGQQGTFASLGANAQQLLASAEQTSTELLNRAKQDAAATRTSAQEKATTLVKDAQIDAQRILDEAKAKAASILETADDQSRTLTTTARQQADQLKESAQKQAQEQRQALQLELKNTREEHEKKLAAERAAQEREIADSKAQTTQQIAEQRQKANDEVVKLKNESNDQIQQALGEANKKLSDVREQVSKMLTKAQRQAGEITDKAKTQAQKIIDDANVSSAQTKAQVSAEAQQVREQISTQQDEATTKVNDLLKGLEERRKQTEQESNQLLEQAKKTRKEADDFAATKRKEAEDKAAQILEDSRRQAKEEIEDRRKAAQSELNNLKEQIAKLQQREADITSRVDELRSIFTTSFGAFGQAVESPVESKPAPSVHSDQSDQPTGDIPKPASMDHMPAQVPAAPAEHESQQAAEPAAKASTPVPPPQQASKHADSQQASSNFTAPTEVIERSKLAR; this comes from the coding sequence ATGGCGGACGATCAGTTCCCAATCGTGTTGCGCGGTTATGACAAAGACAAGGTCGATGAAGCCTTGAGCGCGCTGCAAGACAATCTGGCGCGGTTACGCCAGCAGATTAAGAGTGACGACAGCCGTATTCTCAAGCTCGAAGCACAGCTACAAGAGGAGCGGACGAAGAAGTCTGCCAGCGGTCAGCAGGGCACTTTTGCCTCCCTGGGCGCTAACGCTCAGCAGTTGCTGGCATCGGCTGAGCAGACTTCGACTGAGTTGCTCAATCGAGCTAAGCAAGACGCAGCAGCTACGAGGACTTCGGCCCAAGAAAAGGCCACAACCCTGGTGAAGGATGCGCAGATTGATGCCCAGCGCATCTTGGATGAGGCTAAGGCGAAGGCTGCTTCCATCCTGGAGACAGCGGATGACCAGTCGCGTACCCTGACCACCACAGCCCGGCAGCAGGCGGACCAGCTCAAGGAGTCGGCACAAAAGCAGGCTCAGGAGCAGCGTCAGGCCCTCCAGCTTGAGCTGAAAAACACGCGCGAAGAGCATGAGAAAAAGCTTGCCGCTGAGCGCGCAGCCCAAGAGCGTGAAATCGCCGATTCGAAGGCACAGACCACCCAGCAGATAGCCGAGCAGCGGCAAAAGGCTAACGACGAAGTGGTCAAGCTCAAGAATGAGTCGAATGACCAGATTCAGCAGGCTCTGGGCGAGGCCAACAAGAAGCTCTCAGATGTGCGCGAACAAGTTTCTAAGATGTTGACCAAGGCCCAGCGTCAGGCGGGTGAAATTACCGACAAGGCCAAGACCCAGGCGCAAAAGATTATCGACGATGCCAACGTCTCCAGCGCGCAGACCAAGGCTCAGGTCTCAGCCGAGGCTCAGCAGGTGCGTGAGCAGATTTCAACTCAGCAGGATGAAGCCACCACAAAGGTCAACGACCTCTTGAAGGGCTTGGAGGAGCGCCGCAAGCAGACTGAGCAGGAGAGCAACCAGCTCCTGGAGCAGGCCAAGAAGACCCGTAAAGAAGCCGATGACTTCGCTGCTACTAAGCGCAAGGAAGCTGAAGACAAGGCTGCTCAAATCTTGGAGGACAGCCGCAGGCAGGCCAAGGAAGAGATTGAGGATCGTCGCAAGGCCGCCCAGAGCGAGCTCAATAATTTGAAGGAGCAGATTGCCAAGCTCCAGCAGCGCGAGGCAGATATTACCTCTCGTGTTGACGAGCTGCGTTCTATTTTCACCACCTCTTTCGGTGCTTTCGGCCAGGCAGTCGAGAGCCCAGTGGAGTCCAAGCCGGCTCCGTCGGTTCACTCCGACCAGTCGGACCAGCCCACCGGTGATATTCCCAAGCCTGCTTCTATGGATCACATGCCTGCCCAGGTACCAGCGGCTCCGGCCGAGCATGAGTCGCAGCAAGCTGCTGAGCCTGCTGCGAAGGCTTCCACGCCAGTGCCGCCACCTCAACAGGCGTCCAAACATGCTGACTCCCAGCAGGCGTCGTCCAATTTTACGGCACCAACTGAGGTGATTGAGCGCAGCAAGCTCGCCCGCTGA